AAAGACAAGAGGACGTTATCATTTGATTAATTATTCTTCCAATGTATCTGGTCAATGTTCTCGATTCCCGACATGTTGTCCTGCACCTTTAATTGACAACCAGCCGAAGTCCCCTCCTAATGAATGTTGAATATTGAGGCGTGAGGTATTAATGTCTGTGATGAAGTGAATAGAAATCTTTATCATGTGTTGAATGTCGTTTTAAATTTCCCTGCCGTTTGAGCAGTAAGTGTTCCTTGACATCCATCATTTATGGCCAATGGCCTGTAAGGTTGACTCAAGGTTGCGTATGTCAATGCTAATGTTTCTATCTCGTTGGCTGGGCAGTTTATGTCTATTTGTAGAGTGTTCCTAAGTGTCCGATCAGTGTCAGATTGGACGTCAGAAATAGGGCATCATTTACAAGCGATCCGAGTAGGCCTTTGGCAAGACGCGATGGTTAATCATATCCTGACCGAATAATCACACTCTCTCATCTTCAGCCCTTCTGTTTTCTCTTGTTGACGTTTAAGCGTCCAAAATATAGTTGTTTACAACCACGGGGGCCCAATGAGTTCATCTCACAAGTGGGTTGACCCGTTGCAATTGACATGAGCGGTTTTATGCAGCTCTACATATTTTGTTTGCACAACATCCTCTGTCACATGTTCCCCAAAAGCCTCAGTGCTGGACTGCGCAGCCCTCCCAAGTTCCCAGATCCCGATCTAGTCGAGGACCTTTGGGATGGGGTGGGACAGGAAGCTCAGTTTCATAATGTATGGTTGACAAATGTGCAGGAATGTTTCCAGCAGCCTGTTGAATCCTTTGCACAGAGAGATTCAAAAATGTAAATCATGCTCATTCTTTTCATTGCATAATGCCTGTCGATCGAGTGAATGATGGATTAAACGTCAGTCTGGTGATAAACCTGATCATAACTTCCCTTGTAAGACATGTGTCATTACGGATGCTAATAGTTAAGGGACAGGCAAGGGTTTGTCGAGAAGGTATGATTACCTTATATAATATTAACATCAGAATACTTGAATACTTGAAACTGTCATCGGTCATTTTACCAGCGTTAATCGGGGGCCCACTTGAGCTTTCAAGCAATATTAAATTCCAACTTTAACTTTGCCTTGGTCACTGCTCATCACCAATGCCCTACAGATCCCACCTAGTTCAAACCTGTGTGGAGGTCATTTTGTCAAACACATAGCACTGTATGCAGACGAGGTTGTTCAGTCCCATGTAACAGTCACACCCGCTTGGCTGCGGCTTTCCCTGCCGTGCTaatcccagcagcagcacatgTGCTGCTGGCGCGTGCGAATCCTATGTGGTGAGCATGTGCTCCAGGGAAAGTTAACACACtcctggggaggggaggaggggggagggggggagtcacGGTGCTTCCCTGAAGGGGGGGAAGTCACAAGTCAATTCTGGGCAGAGAGTTCAGTGTGGGCTAGCTCAGGTTACCTTCCCACCAGTTAACATTTGCCTCAtttcccccctcactctctctctctctctctctctctctctctctctctctctctctccctctccctctccctctctctctctctctctctctctctctctctctctctccctggtcagAGTTCAGCTGTTTTCCGCCGACGGATCCGGGAGGCCATGTCGCACGCTTGGACATATAAAGCGGGAATATTTCATGTGAATCCCGCAATGGAGGAAGGAGCTAAGAGCCCCGCGCAAGAAAGGACAAACTTCAGGGTAAGTTGAGTTGGGAGTAATTATTAATATTGGATTTGATGACAGATTCATATAGGTCGATGGATGTTGTAATATGAAGGGTTTAGTGTTGTGCACATTGAACGTGTGTGACACATATATAGTACAGTACACTATCGTATTGTTATGCTATATTCCTGACACATATAATAAGGCTTTGACGTTGGACAATTGATGGGAAATCCTGACGGCTGTCACCTAGGTTACCTTTAAAACCTTCTAATTATATGCACTATCCATAAGTAGTCCTGCATATGGTGTCAGGAATCTGTGAAGCCGACTGTCTAAAACGGATAGAAATGGCTTTATTTTTAGCTGTTATTTATAAGTTTGCTCTATAAGTATGGCCTTTCCTTTCAAGTGCTTTGGAGACACTATATTGTTTGATCTCGAGTGCCAGAGTcaactcctctcccctctctccagtccTATTTCGCCAGGGCTTcatctttttttccttttaatcAGTGTCTTCTCCCAGTTTGTTCTATTTGATTTATGCCGCGCGCTCTCCAGAGGAATGACACAGAGCTCCCCAGTGAGTGAGCGCACTGGTCCACCGCCTATCATGTTCTCCTTCCCCCccaactctccctctcctgtagTCGATGCGCTGCTGGGCGGATCACGtggccctccctcacccctcacctccGCTCAGTCCGCCGGCTGAGAGCACGCGCCGTCGCCCAGCGGCTCCCATGGAGACCGTTGTTGGTAAACACCCGAGCCCTTCCCAGCAGCGCTGTCACGCCGTCTGCGCCGGTGCCGAGTCCGGCTCGGGTGTCGTCGCAAATAGGCCGGCGGCAGACTTCAGGGTGCAGAGCCCCAGCGACGCCTCCAGCCTGTTCTCCAGCCGGGCGTCCTCCCGGGAGTCGCTGCTCTCCGACGGCTGGGACCGCGAGCGGAGCTGGTCGGCCATGCAGCTGTCGGGCGCCGCGTCGCCGCCGCTGTCGCCGAGCCGCGCCGTCTCGCCCTGCTCCTCGGCGCGGTCGGGGGCCTTCACCCCCACCGTGCTCCGGGTGCGGCGGCACGCCCTGGCCAGCGGCGCCAGCATGCTGCACCTGCCCCGGGCCTCCTGCCAGTCGTCCTGCGAGAGCCTGGCCGAGTCCGAGGGGGCCcgctccccgccgccgccaccgccccgCCGCCACCGGCCCCCCCTCACCCGGCTGTCCCTGCTCACGGCCATCCTGAGGAAGGGCCGTCTCCCCGTGCTGTCCCCCGCCCTGCAGCGGCCCtactccccctgctggcccatCAACCACATCACGCTGGCCTCCTGCACCGCCTGCTCGGCCGCCTCCCGCCTGCCCCCCGTGTCCCCCCGGGCCGCCCTGTCCCCGTCGCCGCCGGGCCCCCCCGACGCAGAGCCCCCGACGCAGAGCCGCTGGGACTGGGACTCCTTCAGGCAGCGGCCCGCCCTGCCCTCGGTGCGCCTCCCCGACGGCCGCGGCGCAGGACCGCGCCCGGCGGAAACGCCGGCCTCGGAGAGCAGTTATCGCGCGGGCGAGCGGCCGGTGTTCCAGACCGTGTTCTCCCGCCCGGTGGCCGGTCCCGCTGCGCTCCGGGCCACAGGAGGGGAGCGGGGGGTCCCTCCGCCGCAATCAGCGGCGCCCCGGCCCAGAGCCGGGCCGGCTAACGGCGCTGATCCCGCCGGACCTGATGAGGGGACGGAGCCCACACGACCGCCCCCGTCACGCCCCTGTTGCTATTCCGGAGCCCGCTCCCCCGGCCCAAAGCGGGGGGCTAATCAGACGGACCCCGGGTCGTCTGCGGACGAGCCCCGGCAAACGAGTCCAGCCGAACAGAAACAGCCCTCGCTCAAAACAACGGCCGCGGGGAACCTCTCGGCTCGGCGGGTGTGCAGTCCCCCGCCGCTGCCCGCCACCGCCAGGCTTGATTGCATTTCTCCGCCACCTCGATCTCTGCAGTCCTGCTTGAAGCAACACCGGCCTTTCGCCTCTCAAACACAATCCCACTCCCACGAGCCGCCAAAGTATCCCGCCACAAAGTCACCGGCGCCGGGCAACACTTCCATCCCCGGGCTCGGCCCGGTTGATTCCCCCAGGGACGTGACCTCGCCCGCCCCCgtcccccgctcctcctcctgcctgtcTCCTTCCCGCTGCGCTGCCGTCGTCTTCCCCGGATGGCCGTCGCCCAACGGCTCTCGCAGCTGCACCCCCGACCGCTTCACCCTCTCGCCCTCGCCCGCCTCCCAGGCCCGCGACCTCACCCCCCGCCCGTCCCCGTGCCCGTCGCCCTCGCTGCGCTCCACGCCGTCTCCCAGACCGGGCAGCCGGGGCTCGGACTGCACCGACAGGGAGGGAAATAAGAGGAAGGTagatatttgtttgtgttcgCCCGGCTGCATGACGTCTGCCGGCCGCGTCGACGCCCTCtcccttctgtgtgtgtttctaacagGTTTTGAGTGATCTGCTCCATCTTGATAAAGACCCCGCGTTCATTCCTTTTCATATCAATGTTCCCTTGAACTATTTCCCTTCGCCGCGGTACACGTTGGCTGTGTGCGTCCCTGGCTCAGCAAGGGTCTTGAAGCTAAAGTTTTGCGGCGTTTCAACAAAGCTAAAAACTATAAAAGGGAACTGGAATCAAAGTAGAATCAAAGTAGAAGGTTCTTTCTGAAGAGGTCTGAAATGATTACCCCAAATTGAAAAGGTCTGTGTGACGTGTGGGGGGAAAAGAGCATCGGCCCCTTTTTTATGGCATGGGGTAAACTGTTGGAACTGTGCAATCCCAAACACCAGCTTCAAACGGGAACCAGAAGCAACCCGCTCATTTACCCACACCACAGAAACACCCAGCACTAATTTGAACGTCGATTGCAGTGAGCTTGCTTgttctcttttatttttatttataaaaatggGCTGATAGATGTGGCTGCTTGCAGTTTGACCCCCAAATAGACATGACGCCCCAACAAGGCCGCTGTTTCAGTTCAAAGAACACCAAGCCCCACAAATGATATCTTATCCCTTCTGTCTCCTTGGTGATTCACAGCCACACAAGATAAAGTCAAGCTACAAGTCTCTGGCTGCCATCCCCACCAACACCTTATTGTTGGATCAGCAGGTGAGTTAAGCTCATTGTTTTTTAATATGTACCACAGTATTTAAAAGATATGTGTTCGGATGTTGAAACATAAATTAGGTTATTATGATTTTATTAAATATCGTATGTAAATGTATCCTAATGTGATGTTTTGGTTCATAAACGAGTAGAAAGTTAACTATAAGGCCTATCCCCGGGAAAGGTCTTTGGGCTGTTCTAGGTCGACAGCGGTATGATTCGGTATTAGTCAGCCATTTTatatcaaagtcaaagtcagctttaatgTCAATTACTTCATGTGTAACATTCAAAGCAATCGAGAAGACGTTTCTTATCTATCCCACGGTGAATAGATAAAGTGCACTTGCACAACAGATAAGACAACACTAAAAGTAAAAATTGAAGTGCATAAGAGATAAGGACATTACTAATATTAAAAAGATAGATATTAGTAAAATCATAAAATCTAAGAGAAGCAGAAGTTTCTTTATAAGTTAAGTTGAGTTGTGGCAGTACAAAAACGGCAGTCAGTAATGGAAGCAAAGTTCTGTAAGTATTACAGATATTTGTAACGGTATTGGTAACAGTGCAAAtggtaaaagtgcaaaaagaAAGAACAGTCAGTAAGATAGCAGCAATTTCCCCTTCTTTTTGGGGGGGtagaaaggaggggagagaatttAGCTTCCTGATTGCCTGGTGGATGGAGCTGTTTGTGAGTCGGGTGGAGCGGGCACGGCATACATAACTGAATACCATTCCATCATAGCGTCACGTCAACCTAGCCTCCTATAGTAACGAACTCCCCGGGGTCTGAATTGACGCTTTGCATCGACAGGTGATAGACAAGGAGGTGGAAGGGGAGGACGTCCCCACTGGGGCTGGAGGTGTGGACGACCCACACGCTGAGGTAATTCCTGGAGCGCCGTGCTCAATCATCACATTAGCAACCCTCCATTACTTAATGGAGGCGGGTAGGAGAGTGTCATGGCCCCGGGTGTTGGGGACTCCCCGCTGGGCAAGCTCTCAGATCCCCAATGAGCTCATTCGCCTGGAGTAAGATTCCCTAATCCCTGTTCCACATGTAGCTGAGTTCACTGGAAGTcccctttgataaaagcgtctgaaaTGACTAAATCGTCCTTGTTACTAATATTTAATGCTAAATACGTTACAACCGATTGTAGTCATTATTTGTAATAGTGTTCACGTCAATTTTTTGGCCTTTCTTTGTCGTTGCTGATCCTTTTTTTCTGCAATTGTATGTCTGACAACCTGCCACTTATTGCTCTTGCCGCTGTCCCTGGAAGGGAAAATCCTGATATCTCCTGTGTTCCTCCCATCTCAAAGTGTCTTCCCTCTGGGTTTGCAGGAGTCTTCATCCCCTTGCCCTTTGGAGGGTTTacggttaggggggggggggggattggtatCGTATAATGTGGGGCAGTGAGACAGCGACTGTGATTAAGGGGCTATATTCGACTTGACTCTAAACACAGACAGTTCTAGACTCCCAGAGCTGGAGGAGCCCTCGCCTGACTGCTCTCTCCACTCTGACATCCCCGTCCTCTCCCGTCTTCCCGCCCAGATGTGCTCCCCTGCCCAGCTCAGACAGGAGTCAGAGGAGCTGTACGCTGTCATTGATAAGATACTGGAAGACGGCGTACCCAAAGTGAGCGAGCTCCCCGTGGTAGAACACtggatgattgattgattgattgattttatttgaccattaaaatacataaaaagtcAAGGCTGACACAATAAAGACAGAAGGCttatttccattgtggtccCTGTGTGGCAGGAGATAAGTGTTGACAAGGTGTACACTTCACAATGACTCCTTTGATGGTTTTATTTTCCTCACCCTTTAGACTAAGGTCTCCTCGCTCTCAGCTCAGCCATCCGGAGAGTCCAGCCACCTGGTCACGGGTCTGAAGGTACGGAATCCAACACTTTGAATTTATGTAAATTCactttatttatgtaaatgGAATATCAAATAATAGGATAAGCCTTCAACCTCAGCAATGAGCACATTATGGTTAGATTGATGGTATGCGAAAGAGCTCCATTGGCAGTAAACACAATGtaacaattaaaaatataattataCAGAAGAGCACCAATTATAAATGattgagaaaaagaaaaatgtattggat
This genomic window from Gadus macrocephalus chromosome 15, ASM3116895v1 contains:
- the mlip gene encoding muscular LMNA-interacting protein isoform X1 encodes the protein MHRSCYVKPLETGMESSQHGRLGKSSAVFRRRIREAMSHAWTYKAGIFHVNPAMEEGAKSPAQERTNFRSMRCWADHVALPHPSPPLSPPAESTRRRPAAPMETVVGKHPSPSQQRCHAVCAGAESGSGVVANRPAADFRVQSPSDASSLFSSRASSRESLLSDGWDRERSWSAMQLSGAASPPLSPSRAVSPCSSARSGAFTPTVLRVRRHALASGASMLHLPRASCQSSCESLAESEGARSPPPPPPRRHRPPLTRLSLLTAILRKGRLPVLSPALQRPYSPCWPINHITLASCTACSAASRLPPVSPRAALSPSPPGPPDAEPPTQSRWDWDSFRQRPALPSVRLPDGRGAGPRPAETPASESSYRAGERPVFQTVFSRPVAGPAALRATGGERGVPPPQSAAPRPRAGPANGADPAGPDEGTEPTRPPPSRPCCYSGARSPGPKRGANQTDPGSSADEPRQTSPAEQKQPSLKTTAAGNLSARRVCSPPPLPATARLDCISPPPRSLQSCLKQHRPFASQTQSHSHEPPKYPATKSPAPGNTSIPGLGPVDSPRDVTSPAPVPRSSSCLSPSRCAAVVFPGWPSPNGSRSCTPDRFTLSPSPASQARDLTPRPSPCPSPSLRSTPSPRPGSRGSDCTDREGNKRKPHKIKSSYKSLAAIPTNTLLLDQQVIDKEVEGEDVPTGAGGVDDPHAEMCSPAQLRQESEELYAVIDKILEDGVPKTKVSSLSAQPSGESSHLVTGLKQPQLNSTGRPTGRETKYATVRSPTPLSLERIPAETQTKPGVIRPMIAIPRPRVEGRAGANRCNPFARYLVDTPAAPSSAVGRTICQSQAEDGGLGSRSPPRSEGGSLEDVGTKSTSALFILESEELRPPPVKPASWQGASTTFSRAEVLPEAFDTRI
- the mlip gene encoding muscular LMNA-interacting protein isoform X2; the encoded protein is MHRSCYVKPLETGMESSQHGRLGKSSAVFRRRIREAMSHAWTYKAGIFHVNPAMEEGAKSPAQERTNFRSMRCWADHVALPHPSPPLSPPAESTRRRPAAPMETVVGKHPSPSQQRCHAVCAGAESGSGVVANRPAADFRVQSPSDASSLFSSRASSRESLLSDGWDRERSWSAMQLSGAASPPLSPSRAVSPCSSARSGAFTPTVLRVRRHALASGASMLHLPRASCQSSCESLAESEGARSPPPPPPRRHRPPLTRLSLLTAILRKGRLPVLSPALQRPYSPCWPINHITLASCTACSAASRLPPVSPRAALSPSPPGPPDAEPPTQSRWDWDSFRQRPALPSVRLPDGRGAGPRPAETPASESSYRAGERPVFQTVFSRPVAGPAALRATGGERGVPPPQSAAPRPRAGPANGADPAGPDEGTEPTRPPPSRPCCYSGARSPGPKRGANQTDPGSSADEPRQTSPAEQKQPSLKTTAAGNLSARRVCSPPPLPATARLDCISPPPRSLQSCLKQHRPFASQTQSHSHEPPKYPATKSPAPGNTSIPGLGPVDSPRDVTSPAPVPRSSSCLSPSRCAAVVFPGWPSPNGSRSCTPDRFTLSPSPASQARDLTPRPSPCPSPSLRSTPSPRPGSRGSDCTDREGNKRKPHKIKSSYKSLAAIPTNTLLLDQQMCSPAQLRQESEELYAVIDKILEDGVPKTKVSSLSAQPSGESSHLVTGLKQPQLNSTGRPTGRETKYATVRSPTPLSLERIPAETQTKPGVIRPMIAIPRPRVEGRAGANRCNPFARYLVDTPAAPSSAVGRTICQSQAEDGGLGSRSPPRSEGGSLEDVGTKSTSALFILESEELRPPPVKPASWQGASTTFSRAEVLPEAFDTRI
- the mlip gene encoding muscular LMNA-interacting protein isoform X3, with the translated sequence MSHAWTYKAGIFHVNPAMEEGAKSPAQERTNFRSMRCWADHVALPHPSPPLSPPAESTRRRPAAPMETVVGKHPSPSQQRCHAVCAGAESGSGVVANRPAADFRVQSPSDASSLFSSRASSRESLLSDGWDRERSWSAMQLSGAASPPLSPSRAVSPCSSARSGAFTPTVLRVRRHALASGASMLHLPRASCQSSCESLAESEGARSPPPPPPRRHRPPLTRLSLLTAILRKGRLPVLSPALQRPYSPCWPINHITLASCTACSAASRLPPVSPRAALSPSPPGPPDAEPPTQSRWDWDSFRQRPALPSVRLPDGRGAGPRPAETPASESSYRAGERPVFQTVFSRPVAGPAALRATGGERGVPPPQSAAPRPRAGPANGADPAGPDEGTEPTRPPPSRPCCYSGARSPGPKRGANQTDPGSSADEPRQTSPAEQKQPSLKTTAAGNLSARRVCSPPPLPATARLDCISPPPRSLQSCLKQHRPFASQTQSHSHEPPKYPATKSPAPGNTSIPGLGPVDSPRDVTSPAPVPRSSSCLSPSRCAAVVFPGWPSPNGSRSCTPDRFTLSPSPASQARDLTPRPSPCPSPSLRSTPSPRPGSRGSDCTDREGNKRKPHKIKSSYKSLAAIPTNTLLLDQQVIDKEVEGEDVPTGAGGVDDPHAEMCSPAQLRQESEELYAVIDKILEDGVPKTKVSSLSAQPSGESSHLVTGLKQPQLNSTGRPTGRETKYATVRSPTPLSLERIPAETQTKPGVIRPMIAIPRPRVEGRAGANRCNPFARYLVDTPAAPSSAVGRTICQSQAEDGGLGSRSPPRSEGGSLEDVGTKSTSALFILESEELRPPPVKPASWQGASTTFSRAEVLPEAFDTRI